The stretch of DNA CCAAACCGTATACGGTGAAGATTTAGTAGACCCTGCAAAAAGTGATTACGGAAAAATAGTAGATTTAGACAAGGTAATTGATGAGATAAGGATTAAAACTAGTAAATAACATTACTAAAATCCTTATTGATTTTTAATATTTTTTGAATTTTAAAAATTTAAAGTAGTTGGGTGGTTTCGTGCCAGAAGAACGTGTTATGAAAATCATAAAGAAGAAGAAAGCTAATTTTCCTGAAAGTTTAATTGATGAAATAGCTGCTGCCTCCGAAAGACGTGAGTTAACCGATAAAGAGCTTGGAGAATTAATAGACAGAATCATAAAAGCATATGAACGTGCTAAAGTCGAAGATGGTGAAGCAGTAGGTACAGTAGCAGCGCAATCTGTCGGAGAACCAGGTACCCAGATGACAATGAGAACATTTCACTATGCAGGGGTAGCTGAACTAAACGTTACACTTGGTCTTCCAAGGTTAATTGAGATCGTTGATGCGAGGAAAAAAATATCAACTCCAACCATGGCCATATATTTTGAAGAAGAATACATGGATGATGAGGAGTTTGTTAGAAGAATAGCCAACCAGATTGGTAAAAGCAGTATGAACGACATTTTAAAGAATTTTAACCTTAATTACGCCGACATGAATGTTGTTGTAGAACTTGATTTAGACAAGATCAATGATAAGAGATTAGATCTTGATGACATTATGAAGCGAATAGAAAAAGCTTTTAAAAGAGTAGAAATAGATAACAATATACTAAGTTTTGAACCTCCATCACCAAGTATAAGAGAACTGAGACTGCTTGCTGATAAAGTTCGCGACCTTCAAATCAGTGGTGTAAAGAATATCGGAAAAGTAGTTATAAGTAGAGAAGGTCAAGAATGGGCTATACATACAGAAGGTTCAAACCTTGGATCCGTTTTAAAAATGGAAGGTATTGACAAAATCAGAACCACTACAAATGACATACATGAAATAGAAAAAGTTCTGGGAATAGAAGCAGCCAGAAACGCCATAATCAAAGAAGCACAGACCACAATGGAAGAACAGGGACTTACAGTAGACGTAAGACACATTATGCTTGTTGCAGATATGATGACTGCAGATGGTTCTGTAAAATCCATAGGCAGACACGGTATAAGCGGTGAGAAAGCAAGTGTCCTGGCAAGAGCTTCTTTTGAAGAAACTGGAAAACACCTCTTACGAGCCAGCATAAGAGGAGAAATTGACCATCTCACCGGAATAATAGAAAATATTATAATTGGACAGCCAATACCACTTGGAACAGGTTCTGTTGGCGTCGTTATGAAACCAAGATCATAAAAAAAGATGAGTTCATACTTATCCAATAATTCATGATAAACGAGAGAATAGGAGGCAACACATGGACGTAGATAGAGGAATTAGGGTTGCTGTAGATACAGGAACCGTTACATTAGGGTCTGACAAATCAGTTCAGGCT from Methanobacterium veterum encodes:
- the rpoA2 gene encoding DNA-directed RNA polymerase subunit A''; amino-acid sequence: MKIIKKKKANFPESLIDEIAAASERRELTDKELGELIDRIIKAYERAKVEDGEAVGTVAAQSVGEPGTQMTMRTFHYAGVAELNVTLGLPRLIEIVDARKKISTPTMAIYFEEEYMDDEEFVRRIANQIGKSSMNDILKNFNLNYADMNVVVELDLDKINDKRLDLDDIMKRIEKAFKRVEIDNNILSFEPPSPSIRELRLLADKVRDLQISGVKNIGKVVISREGQEWAIHTEGSNLGSVLKMEGIDKIRTTTNDIHEIEKVLGIEAARNAIIKEAQTTMEEQGLTVDVRHIMLVADMMTADGSVKSIGRHGISGEKASVLARASFEETGKHLLRASIRGEIDHLTGIIENIIIGQPIPLGTGSVGVVMKPRS